A section of the Serratia liquefaciens ATCC 27592 genome encodes:
- the cyoE gene encoding heme o synthase: protein MIKQYLQVTKPGIIFGNLISVVGGFLLASKGSIDYPLFLATLVGVSLVVASGCVFNNYIDRDIDKKMERTKNRVLVKGLIAPSVSLVYATALGIAGFALLYIGANPLAMWLAVMGFVVYVGVYSLYMKRHSVYGTLIGSLSGAAPPVIGYCAVTNEFDAGALILLAIFSLWQMPHSYAIAIFRFKDYQAANIPVLPVVKGISVAKNHITVYIVAFMVATLMLTLGGYAGYKYLIVAAAVSVWWLGMALRGYKAENDSVWARKLFVFSIVAITSLSVMMSIDFSASASPETLMTYVW, encoded by the coding sequence ATGATTAAGCAATACCTGCAAGTAACTAAACCAGGAATTATTTTCGGCAATTTAATTTCTGTCGTCGGGGGATTCCTGTTGGCTTCCAAAGGAAGCATCGACTATCCCCTGTTTCTCGCCACCCTGGTGGGTGTCTCGTTGGTTGTCGCTTCGGGCTGTGTGTTTAACAACTACATTGACCGCGACATCGACAAGAAAATGGAGAGAACGAAGAATCGGGTGCTGGTAAAAGGCCTGATCGCGCCGAGTGTAAGCCTGGTTTACGCTACCGCCCTGGGTATTGCGGGCTTTGCGTTGCTGTATATTGGCGCCAACCCGCTGGCCATGTGGCTGGCGGTGATGGGCTTTGTGGTTTATGTCGGCGTCTACAGCCTGTACATGAAACGCCACTCGGTATATGGCACGCTGATCGGCAGCTTGTCGGGCGCTGCACCACCGGTTATCGGTTACTGTGCAGTCACCAACGAGTTCGATGCCGGTGCGTTGATCCTGCTGGCTATCTTTAGCCTGTGGCAGATGCCGCATTCCTATGCGATTGCCATCTTCCGCTTTAAAGATTACCAGGCGGCCAACATTCCGGTACTGCCTGTCGTCAAAGGCATCTCGGTGGCGAAGAACCACATCACCGTCTACATCGTGGCGTTTATGGTTGCTACGCTGATGCTGACTTTGGGCGGCTACGCCGGCTACAAATACCTGATCGTCGCTGCGGCGGTGAGCGTTTGGTGGCTGGGGATGGCGCTGCGTGGTTACAAAGCCGAAAATGACAGCGTTTGGGCACGCAAACTGTTTGTGTTCTCGATTGTTGCCATTACCTCGCTTAGCGTGATGATGTCTATCGACTTCAGCGCTTCGGCCTCGCCGGAAACCTTGATGACTTACGTCTGGTAA
- a CDS encoding cytochrome o ubiquinol oxidase subunit IV, which yields MSHSSHETSHGGASHGSVKTYLIGFILSIILTVIPFAMVMSGTASHSTILAVVVGMAVIQVVVHLIYFLHMNTSSEERWNLVALLFTAMIIGIVVVGSLWIMYNLNINMMVS from the coding sequence ATGAGTCATTCATCCCATGAAACTTCTCACGGCGGCGCAAGCCACGGTAGCGTCAAGACCTATCTGATCGGCTTTATTCTGTCGATCATCCTGACGGTGATTCCATTTGCGATGGTGATGAGCGGTACCGCCTCTCACTCAACCATCCTGGCGGTTGTTGTTGGCATGGCAGTGATTCAGGTCGTCGTTCACCTGATTTACTTCCTGCACATGAATACCTCATCGGAAGAGCGCTGGAACCTGGTGGCATTGCTGTTCACCGCTATGATCATCGGTATCGTTGTTGTGGGTTCACTCTGGATTATGTACAACCTCAACATCAATATGATGGTCAGTTAA
- a CDS encoding cytochrome o ubiquinol oxidase subunit III → MSTDTLTNHNAAHAEHGHHDAGETKVFGFWIYLMSDCILFASLFATYAVLVNGTAGGPTGKEIFDLKFVLVETFLLLFSSITYGMAMIGMNKGKVSSVNTWLFLTFLFGLGFVAMEIYEFHHLIVEGYGPDRSAFLSSFFALVATHGLHVTTGLVWIIIMMIQVSKRGLTATNKTRLMCLSLFWHFLDVVWICVFTVVYLLGVMS, encoded by the coding sequence ATGTCAACTGATACTCTGACTAACCATAACGCAGCCCATGCAGAGCATGGGCACCACGACGCAGGAGAGACCAAAGTCTTCGGATTCTGGATCTACCTGATGAGCGACTGTATTTTGTTTGCGAGCTTGTTCGCGACTTATGCAGTACTGGTGAACGGGACCGCTGGCGGTCCCACTGGCAAAGAAATCTTCGATCTGAAGTTTGTCTTGGTTGAAACCTTCCTGCTGTTGTTCAGCTCCATCACCTACGGTATGGCGATGATCGGCATGAACAAAGGCAAGGTTAGCAGCGTTAACACCTGGCTGTTCCTGACCTTCCTGTTCGGTCTGGGCTTCGTTGCGATGGAAATCTACGAATTCCATCACCTGATCGTTGAAGGCTATGGCCCGGATCGCAGTGCGTTCCTGTCCAGCTTCTTCGCGCTGGTTGCGACCCACGGTCTGCACGTAACTACCGGTCTGGTTTGGATCATCATCATGATGATTCAGGTCAGCAAGCGTGGCCTGACCGCAACCAACAAAACCCGTTTGATGTGCCTGAGCCTGTTCTGGCACTTCCTGGACGTGGTCTGGATCTGCGTCTTCACCGTTGTTTACCTGCTGGGGGTTATGTCATGA
- the cyoB gene encoding cytochrome o ubiquinol oxidase subunit I, with product MLGKLTIDAVPYHEPIIMVTVAAIVIGGLALLALITYFGKWKWLWSDWLTSVDHKKIGIMYIIVAMVMLLRGFADAIMMRSQQALASAGEAGFLPPHHYDQIFTAHGVIMIFFMAMPFVVGLMNVVVPLQIGARDVAFPFLNSLSFWFFVVGVVLINISLGVGEFAQTGWLAYPPLSGKEYSPGVGVDYWIWSLQISGIGTLLTGVNFFATILKMRAPGMPLMKMPVFTWAALCTNVLIIVSFPILTVTIALLTLDRYLGTHFFTNDMGGNMMMYINLIWAWGHPEVYILVLPVFGVFSEVTATFSRKRLFGYTSLVWATIAITVLSFIVWLHHFFTMGSGANVNAFFGIATMIISIPTGVKIFNWLFTMYQGRIQLNSAMLWTIGFIITFSVGGMTGVLLAVPGANFVLHNSLFLIAHFHNVIIGGVVFGCFAGLTYWFPKSFGFTLNEKWGIRAFWFWIIGFFVAFMPLYALGFMGMTRRISQNINPEFHPLLLVAAGGAALIACGILCQVIQVFVSVRDREQNRDLTGDPWGARTLEWSTSSPPPFYNFAVVPQIHDRDEFWDMKEKGVAYKKPAKYEPIHMPKNTGAGVIIAGFSLVFGFAMIWDIWWMAIAAFVGMIVTWIAKSFDEDVDYYVQVDEIERIENQHYEQISKAGVKHVN from the coding sequence ATGTTGGGAAAATTAACGATTGATGCGGTTCCGTACCACGAACCGATCATCATGGTCACCGTTGCTGCAATTGTTATTGGGGGCCTGGCACTGCTGGCGCTGATAACCTATTTCGGCAAGTGGAAATGGCTATGGAGCGATTGGTTGACTTCGGTTGACCATAAAAAAATTGGTATCATGTACATCATCGTGGCAATGGTTATGTTGCTGCGTGGTTTCGCCGATGCCATCATGATGCGTAGTCAGCAGGCGCTTGCGTCCGCCGGCGAGGCCGGATTCCTGCCGCCGCACCACTACGACCAAATCTTCACCGCCCACGGCGTCATCATGATCTTCTTCATGGCGATGCCTTTTGTAGTCGGTCTGATGAACGTAGTGGTACCTTTGCAAATCGGTGCGCGCGACGTTGCCTTCCCGTTCCTGAACTCCCTGAGCTTCTGGTTCTTCGTGGTGGGCGTAGTGCTGATCAACATCTCTCTGGGGGTTGGTGAGTTCGCGCAGACAGGTTGGCTGGCGTATCCGCCGCTGTCGGGCAAGGAATACAGTCCTGGCGTCGGGGTCGACTACTGGATCTGGAGTCTGCAGATTTCCGGTATTGGTACCCTGTTGACCGGTGTGAACTTCTTCGCCACCATTCTGAAGATGCGTGCTCCTGGCATGCCTCTGATGAAGATGCCGGTGTTCACCTGGGCAGCTCTGTGTACTAACGTCCTGATCATCGTTTCTTTCCCAATTCTGACCGTAACCATCGCGTTGCTGACCCTGGATCGCTATCTGGGCACCCATTTCTTTACCAATGATATGGGCGGCAACATGATGATGTACATCAACCTGATTTGGGCCTGGGGTCACCCAGAGGTGTATATCCTGGTTCTGCCGGTGTTCGGTGTGTTCTCCGAAGTCACCGCGACCTTCTCGAGAAAACGTCTGTTCGGCTATACCTCACTGGTATGGGCAACCATCGCGATTACCGTTCTGTCGTTCATCGTATGGCTGCACCACTTCTTTACCATGGGGTCCGGCGCGAACGTAAACGCCTTCTTCGGTATCGCCACCATGATCATTTCCATCCCTACCGGGGTGAAAATCTTCAACTGGCTGTTCACCATGTACCAAGGCCGCATTCAGCTCAACTCCGCTATGCTGTGGACCATCGGCTTCATCATCACCTTCTCCGTGGGTGGTATGACCGGTGTTCTGTTGGCCGTGCCGGGCGCGAACTTCGTGCTGCACAACAGTCTGTTCCTGATTGCCCACTTCCATAACGTTATCATTGGTGGTGTGGTGTTCGGTTGCTTCGCGGGCCTGACCTACTGGTTCCCTAAATCCTTCGGCTTCACGCTGAACGAAAAATGGGGTATCCGTGCGTTCTGGTTCTGGATCATCGGCTTCTTCGTTGCCTTTATGCCGCTGTATGCTCTGGGCTTTATGGGTATGACTCGTCGTATCAGCCAGAACATCAACCCAGAGTTCCACCCACTGCTGCTGGTAGCGGCTGGCGGCGCGGCTCTGATTGCCTGCGGTATCCTGTGCCAAGTGATTCAGGTGTTCGTCAGTGTGCGTGACCGTGAGCAGAACCGTGACCTGACCGGTGACCCATGGGGTGCTCGTACGCTGGAGTGGTCGACTTCGTCTCCACCGCCGTTCTATAACTTTGCCGTAGTGCCACAGATTCATGACCGTGATGAATTCTGGGACATGAAAGAAAAAGGCGTAGCTTATAAGAAACCGGCTAAATACGAACCGATTCATATGCCGAAGAATACCGGTGCCGGTGTGATTATTGCTGGCTTCAGCCTGGTATTTGGTTTCGCGATGATCTGGGACATCTGGTGGATGGCGATCGCTGCCTTCGTAGGTATGATCGTGACCTGGATTGCCAAGAGCTTCGATGAAGATGTTGATTACTATGTGCAGGTTGATGAGATCGAGCGCATTGAAAACCAACACTATGAACAAATCAGCAAAGCAGGCGTGAAACATGTCAACTGA
- the cyoA gene encoding cytochrome o ubiquinol oxidase subunit II, producing the protein MRLKKYNKSIGMLSLIASTVMLSGCNMVLMNPKGAIGVEQRTLIITAIALMLIVVIPVIFMAFAFAWKYRASNKDAKYSPNWSHSNKIEAVVWTIPIIIIAILGTITWKTTHELDPFKPIVTDKKPMTIEVVSLDWKWLFIYPEQGIATVNELAFPKDVPVEFKITSNSVMNSFFIPQLGGQIYAMAGMQTKLHLIGNEAGKYDGISSSFSGRGFSGMKFTAIVTPTEGDFDQWVAKVKASSNNLNATSDFNKLAEPSENNPVEYFSSVKPNLFKETIGKFMGDMDMHKGATAHEGMDMSQGMDMGEHAHAGAEE; encoded by the coding sequence ATGAGACTTAAGAAATACAATAAAAGTATTGGGATGTTGTCATTAATTGCCTCCACTGTAATGCTCAGTGGTTGCAATATGGTATTGATGAATCCCAAAGGAGCAATTGGTGTTGAGCAACGGACACTGATTATCACTGCAATCGCATTGATGTTGATCGTAGTGATACCAGTTATCTTTATGGCGTTCGCCTTTGCCTGGAAGTACCGTGCTTCCAACAAAGACGCCAAATACAGTCCGAACTGGTCACATTCCAACAAGATCGAAGCGGTCGTCTGGACCATTCCTATCATTATCATCGCCATCCTGGGCACCATTACCTGGAAGACTACCCACGAACTGGATCCGTTCAAGCCGATTGTCACTGACAAGAAGCCGATGACGATCGAAGTGGTGTCGCTCGACTGGAAATGGCTGTTTATCTACCCGGAACAAGGTATCGCGACGGTTAATGAGCTGGCCTTCCCGAAAGATGTTCCAGTCGAATTCAAGATCACCTCTAACTCGGTAATGAACTCGTTCTTTATTCCTCAGTTAGGTGGGCAGATTTATGCGATGGCCGGGATGCAGACCAAACTGCACCTGATCGGCAATGAAGCAGGCAAATACGACGGTATTTCAAGCAGCTTCAGCGGTCGCGGGTTCTCCGGCATGAAATTCACCGCCATTGTCACCCCAACCGAAGGCGACTTCGATCAGTGGGTTGCCAAGGTGAAAGCATCGTCGAATAACCTAAACGCCACCAGCGACTTTAACAAACTGGCAGAGCCGAGTGAAAACAACCCGGTCGAGTACTTCTCCAGTGTCAAACCGAATTTGTTCAAAGAAACTATTGGCAAATTCATGGGTGATATGGACATGCACAAAGGCGCTACCGCGCACGAAGGTATGGACATGAGCCAGGGTATGGACATGGGTGAACATGCTCACGCCGGAGCCGAGGAATAA